One genomic window of Sulfurovum lithotrophicum includes the following:
- the pheT gene encoding phenylalanine--tRNA ligase subunit beta, protein MIVTRSWLNEFIDLSEVSNDTLYETFNAIGLEVDSIDQVEIDPKVVVGKIISCEKHPDADKLNVCQIDVGGRVEQIVCGAANVLDAEYVAVATIGAVLPGNFEIKDAELRGVKSAGMVCASSELGLPEMGKGIMILDESIGELEVGKALGEYPTVADTVIELELTANRGDCLSIYGVARDLSAALNIEMKPFEYKQAERMKLGIARDAELHTEGEIDADLRYKLASIEYIDDALLIRLRLAMVNVEAEGKLDRILAYATHTTGVILRAYDCVPLCNEDDKIVVSPRAKAKGIIEISAHEKILSIVGVNQVEDHKATDNTAKLLIEASYIDPDLLVEAVAEHQLKTDELYYKTSRGSNPDLGLGLQFLAYLMDNYSDINCYEGSLDVRVERQNKKIIVDSGEVSSIIGMDVEMNKIVTILKKLGFEITMMDHEHVAVTVPLFRHDIRNIQDITEEIVRIIGINNIEAKPFVFAEKRRLNATSDRFKAKKSIKNRAVGNGFYENVSYVFTERAVLEKYGFETVETALDLANPIAEELNTLRSTILTNLLNAVKRNVSYTKKSIPLFEIGTVFGSQREESEVLSFVFSGQIEGENVSNAGKPKMVDFASFTQKIGAVVGDFDLVPCTRNNALLHPYQSADIIVNGKVCGYMSKLHPTVQEEYGIPVTFIAELSLDALLPKHINATPISKFQGVYKDLSIVIDKSLSYYEVAKVLNGLDIPTLKESYPVDIYEDEKLGNKKSLTIRFFIQSMEKTLEDSDIEAVMAEVMQALETNCNAELR, encoded by the coding sequence ATGATAGTAACAAGAAGTTGGTTAAATGAATTTATAGATCTGAGCGAGGTTAGCAACGATACCCTTTATGAAACGTTCAATGCCATTGGACTGGAAGTCGACAGTATCGACCAGGTAGAGATCGACCCCAAAGTTGTGGTAGGGAAGATCATTTCCTGTGAGAAACATCCGGACGCAGACAAGTTGAATGTCTGTCAGATCGATGTGGGGGGCAGGGTCGAGCAGATCGTCTGTGGAGCAGCCAATGTGCTTGATGCAGAGTATGTGGCTGTGGCGACCATCGGTGCCGTGCTGCCGGGTAATTTTGAGATCAAAGATGCAGAACTTCGCGGTGTGAAGAGTGCCGGTATGGTCTGTGCCTCTTCTGAACTCGGATTGCCTGAAATGGGCAAAGGGATCATGATACTCGATGAGAGCATCGGGGAGCTTGAAGTAGGGAAAGCGCTTGGTGAATACCCAACCGTTGCCGATACGGTCATAGAGCTTGAACTCACGGCCAACAGAGGCGACTGTCTTAGTATCTATGGTGTGGCAAGAGATCTCAGTGCAGCGCTCAATATAGAGATGAAACCGTTCGAGTACAAGCAGGCTGAGAGAATGAAGCTTGGTATCGCCAGAGATGCAGAGTTACATACTGAAGGTGAAATAGATGCCGATCTGCGCTATAAGCTGGCAAGCATAGAATATATTGATGACGCCCTCCTGATCCGACTTCGTTTGGCAATGGTCAATGTGGAAGCAGAAGGCAAACTGGACAGAATACTTGCCTATGCCACCCATACGACAGGAGTGATTCTGCGTGCGTATGACTGTGTGCCACTCTGCAATGAAGATGACAAGATCGTGGTGAGTCCCAGAGCCAAAGCTAAAGGTATCATAGAGATATCTGCCCATGAGAAAATATTAAGTATCGTCGGTGTGAATCAGGTAGAGGATCATAAAGCAACGGACAATACAGCAAAACTATTGATCGAAGCAAGTTACATTGATCCTGATCTTTTGGTTGAAGCCGTAGCTGAACATCAATTAAAAACAGATGAGCTTTACTATAAGACATCCAGAGGGTCCAATCCCGATCTTGGTCTTGGTCTGCAGTTCCTGGCTTACCTGATGGATAACTACAGCGATATAAACTGCTATGAAGGCTCGCTTGATGTACGTGTGGAACGTCAGAACAAGAAGATCATTGTGGATTCCGGGGAAGTATCATCCATTATCGGTATGGATGTGGAGATGAACAAGATTGTTACTATCCTGAAAAAGCTGGGGTTTGAGATTACGATGATGGACCATGAACATGTGGCTGTGACTGTACCATTGTTCAGACATGATATCAGGAATATTCAGGATATTACTGAAGAGATTGTTCGTATCATTGGCATTAACAATATTGAAGCCAAACCGTTTGTTTTTGCAGAGAAGAGACGTCTGAATGCCACTTCAGATCGTTTCAAAGCCAAGAAAAGTATTAAAAATCGTGCCGTAGGAAATGGTTTCTATGAGAATGTTTCTTATGTCTTTACTGAAAGAGCAGTATTGGAAAAATACGGCTTTGAAACAGTGGAGACAGCGCTTGACCTTGCCAATCCGATTGCGGAAGAGCTTAATACGCTTAGAAGTACGATTCTGACAAACCTGCTAAATGCTGTCAAGCGTAATGTCAGTTATACCAAAAAGTCTATTCCACTTTTTGAGATCGGTACGGTATTCGGGAGTCAAAGAGAAGAGTCCGAGGTGCTCTCCTTTGTCTTTTCCGGGCAGATAGAAGGGGAAAATGTAAGTAATGCGGGTAAACCGAAAATGGTGGATTTCGCTTCCTTCACACAGAAGATCGGTGCTGTGGTCGGTGACTTTGATCTGGTACCCTGTACCAGGAATAATGCACTACTCCATCCTTACCAGTCTGCCGATATTATTGTGAACGGCAAAGTATGCGGATATATGAGCAAACTGCATCCGACGGTACAGGAGGAGTACGGGATTCCTGTAACATTCATTGCAGAGCTTTCTTTGGATGCCCTGTTGCCAAAACATATCAATGCAACACCTATTTCAAAATTCCAGGGAGTCTATAAAGATCTCAGTATCGTAATAGACAAATCTCTCTCATACTATGAAGTGGCCAAA
- the pheS gene encoding phenylalanine--tRNA ligase subunit alpha, whose amino-acid sequence MENLEAKILEADSLEALEKVRIELFGKKGLLAAQFAKMKDIPGPEKKAFAEGLNKQKAALQEAFDARYEVLKTEEIEKMLKSEAIDISLYGAVAQKGALHPVMETMDKIIDYFVALNFAVETGPMVEDDFHNFEALNLPKYHPARDMQDTFYFKDSGLLRTHTSPVQIRTMLETKPPIRMIAPGSVFRRDYDLTHTPMFHQVEGLVVDEKGKVSFANLKAILTDFLQYMFGDVEVRFRPSFFPFTEPSAEVDISCIFCEGKGCRVCSHTGWLEVLGCGIVDPNVFKAVGYEDVSGYAFGLGVERFAMLMHKIPDLRSLFEGDIRLLEQFR is encoded by the coding sequence ATGGAGAATTTGGAAGCAAAGATACTTGAGGCAGATTCGCTTGAAGCATTGGAAAAAGTACGTATAGAACTGTTCGGTAAAAAAGGGCTGCTTGCAGCACAGTTTGCCAAGATGAAAGATATCCCCGGGCCGGAGAAGAAAGCCTTTGCAGAAGGCTTGAACAAGCAAAAAGCAGCACTTCAGGAAGCGTTCGATGCACGATATGAAGTGCTGAAGACCGAAGAAATAGAAAAAATGCTCAAGAGTGAAGCGATCGATATTTCCCTGTATGGAGCAGTGGCACAAAAGGGTGCACTGCATCCGGTCATGGAGACGATGGACAAGATCATTGACTACTTTGTGGCATTGAACTTTGCAGTCGAGACCGGGCCGATGGTCGAAGATGATTTCCATAACTTTGAAGCTTTGAACCTCCCCAAATACCACCCGGCAAGAGATATGCAGGATACGTTCTACTTTAAAGACAGTGGGCTGTTGAGAACACACACTTCACCCGTGCAGATCAGAACGATGCTGGAGACCAAACCTCCCATCAGGATGATCGCTCCGGGTTCTGTTTTCAGACGTGACTATGACCTGACACATACGCCGATGTTCCATCAGGTCGAAGGACTTGTGGTCGACGAAAAGGGTAAAGTGAGTTTTGCAAATCTCAAAGCGATACTGACCGACTTTTTACAGTATATGTTTGGAGATGTCGAGGTACGTTTCAGACCGAGCTTCTTCCCGTTTACCGAGCCTTCTGCGGAAGTAGATATCAGCTGTATTTTCTGTGAAGGCAAGGGGTGTCGTGTCTGTTCACACACTGGATGGCTGGAAGTACTTGGTTGTGGGATCGTCGATCCCAATGTCTTCAAAGCGGTAGGCTATGAAGATGTAAGCGGTTATGCCTTTGGACTGGGCGTAGAACGTTTTGCGATGTTGATGCATAAGATACCGGACCTTAGAAGTCTGTTCGAGGGAGATATTCGTTTGTTGGAGCAGTTTAGATGA
- a CDS encoding histidine triad nucleotide-binding protein: MCIFCKIVNGEIPNNTVHESDHFLAFHDLYPKAPVHILIIPKQHVDCFQVVSPEMMADMTPFIQEVATKVGIDQSGYRLITNNGADGGQEVNHLHFHMLGGAKLVWDHSHEDPHKSI; encoded by the coding sequence ATGTGCATATTCTGCAAGATCGTCAATGGAGAAATACCGAACAATACCGTGCATGAGAGTGACCATTTTCTGGCATTTCATGACCTTTACCCCAAGGCGCCGGTTCATATACTTATCATCCCAAAACAGCATGTGGACTGTTTTCAGGTTGTGTCACCCGAAATGATGGCCGATATGACACCATTTATCCAGGAAGTCGCAACAAAAGTCGGTATTGACCAATCCGGATACAGACTGATCACCAATAACGGAGCTGATGGAGGACAGGAGGTAAACCATCTGCATTTCCATATGCTTGGCGGAGCAAAACTTGTTTGGGACCATTCTCACGAAGACCCGCATAAAAGTATCTAA